Genomic DNA from Bifidobacterium sp. ESL0769:
GTTCGTCGTCGCGATGATTCCGCTGATTTCCTTGCTCTGGACCACCATCGCGCGAGGTGTGAAACGGCTTAATCTCAACTTCCTCACTTTCAACATGTCCGGCGTCATTGGTGGCATGCCCACGCCAACCGGAGGCCACGGCGGCATCGAGCACGCCATCACCGGCACGCTGGAGGTCACGCTTGGCGCGATGCTGATTTCGGTGCCGGTCGGCCTGATGTGCGCGATCTATCTAACCGAATACGCGCGCGGTAGTAAATTCGCCAAAGCCATCTCGCTCTTGGTAAACGTGATGAGCGGCATTCCCTCGATTGTCGCCGGCCTGTTCGCCTTCTCGTTGTTTGCCATTCTCATGGGCCCGGGTGTTTCCAACGGTTTCGAAGGCTCGGTGGCGCTCTCGATTCTGATGATTCCCACCGTGGTCAACTCCAGCGTCGAGATGCTACAGATCGTTCCCGATGACCTGCGCGAGGCCTCGTACGCGCTCGGCGTCACCAAATCTCGAACCATCGTCAAAGTTGTTTTGCGCACCGCTCTTCCCGGCATCGTCTCCGGCGTCATTCTCGCCATCGCCCGCGTGATCGGCGAAACCGCGCCGCTCTTGATGACCGCCGGATTCATCGTCACCACCAACTGGAACCTCTTCAGTGGCCAGATGACCACGCTGCCGGTCTTCGTCTACCAGGAATACAGCAAGATGTCCGTGACCTGCCCGTCGAACGCCGGCCCAGGCTGCGTGGCGTCCATCCCGTCCGAACGTTCGTGGGCCGCGGCCCTTGTGCTCATTGCCATCGTGCTCGTTCTGAATCTCATCGGTCGCTTGGTCCAGCATCTGTTCAGTGTGGAGACGAAATGATGAGGGGCTGCATTGCGTGGGCAATCACCTATCGTGCCCCACTGGCCTCGGTGCGGAGCACTTTTCTGACGTTACTGTGTAAAAAGTGCATGTTGACTGCATCAAGGTGCACTTATCCGACGGTGGCGTGTGAAAAGTGCGTTTTGGGTTCGACAAAGTGCACTTTTCTAACGGTTGTGTGCGAAACATGCATTCTAGATTCTGTAAGGTGCACTTTTTGGACGGTAGCGTCTGAAAGATGCGCGCTACGTAAGAATAATACGGATTCCAATATAGATATCAACAATGAAAGCAGGTCAGCATGGGCCAACGCATCGATGTCGAACATCTGAACGTCTACTACGGCGATTTTCTGGCCGTCCAGGACGTCAACATCAACATTCAGGCCAATAAAGTCACCGCATTCATCGGCCCGTCCGGTTGCGGCAAATCCACCGTTTTGCGCACGCTCGACCGTATGCATGAGATCACGCCGGGTGCGCGCGTGGAAGGCAAGGTGCTGCTCGACGGTCACGACCTCTACGCCAAGGGCGTCGACCCGGTGGCCGTACGCCGCGACGTCGGCATGGTCTTCCAGAAGGCCAACCCGTTCCCGACTATGTCCATCCGCGAGAACGTCTTGGCCGGCATCCGCCTGAACAACCGGCACATTTCCAAAACTGACGCCGACGATTTGGTGGAGTGGGCCTTGCGCGGGGCGAACCTGTGGAACGAGGTCAAAGACAGACTCGACAAGCCGGGCATCGGGCTTTCCGGCGGCCAGCAGCAGCGCCTGTGCATCGCCCGCGCCGTCGCCGTTCATCCTCAAGTGCTCCTGATGGACGAGCCGTGCTCCGCCCTCGACCCGATCTCCACGCTGGCCGTCGAGGATCTGATCAACGAGCTCAAGCGCGACTACACCATCGTCATCGTCACCCACAATATGCAGCAGGCCGCCCGCGTGGCCGACTACACCGCCTTCTTCAACTTGAAGGCCGTCGGCAAGCCCGGTCACCTCG
This window encodes:
- the pstB gene encoding phosphate ABC transporter ATP-binding protein PstB, producing the protein MGQRIDVEHLNVYYGDFLAVQDVNINIQANKVTAFIGPSGCGKSTVLRTLDRMHEITPGARVEGKVLLDGHDLYAKGVDPVAVRRDVGMVFQKANPFPTMSIRENVLAGIRLNNRHISKTDADDLVEWALRGANLWNEVKDRLDKPGIGLSGGQQQRLCIARAVAVHPQVLLMDEPCSALDPISTLAVEDLINELKRDYTIVIVTHNMQQAARVADYTAFFNLKAVGKPGHLEYFADTTTMFNNPQNEEAERYISGRFG
- the pstA gene encoding phosphate ABC transporter permease PstA, which codes for MSVVAEASEAAGPTPDFSKFKPSEALLKQREWKSRIMAGIIGLAFVVAMIPLISLLWTTIARGVKRLNLNFLTFNMSGVIGGMPTPTGGHGGIEHAITGTLEVTLGAMLISVPVGLMCAIYLTEYARGSKFAKAISLLVNVMSGIPSIVAGLFAFSLFAILMGPGVSNGFEGSVALSILMIPTVVNSSVEMLQIVPDDLREASYALGVTKSRTIVKVVLRTALPGIVSGVILAIARVIGETAPLLMTAGFIVTTNWNLFSGQMTTLPVFVYQEYSKMSVTCPSNAGPGCVASIPSERSWAAALVLIAIVLVLNLIGRLVQHLFSVETK